The proteins below come from a single Rhodohalobacter sp. SW132 genomic window:
- the hemW gene encoding radical SAM family heme chaperone HemW: MAGIYLHIPFCKQACSYCNFYFLTRDQLRQPFVDALIEEIKSYRDKPFSAQKIRTIYFGGGTPSLLTSAQLSDILTVLDDVFDVESDETTIEMNPDDVSKEYLHQLKNLGFTRVSMGVQSFDPDLLSFMNRAHTKDEAVRALELIRETGFSSFTADLIYGNPGQSLQALEKDIDRLLSFDPPHISAYSLTIEPKTRLGKQVELGRIQPPEDDTVEAHFTLVQDKLRMAGLQRYEVSNFSKPGKEAVHNSNYWKHVNYLGLGPSAHSLLWNKNGARRWRNRPDIKPYLEKNWDSLQDEVEDLTLTTLAEERLMLGLRTVSGITTEELSGKYGYKLNDRQRDWLRIQEERNCVFMQKIDNEQSELRLTEKGLKLADYIVLELISRGEN; the protein is encoded by the coding sequence ATGGCTGGAATCTATCTGCATATTCCGTTCTGTAAACAGGCGTGCAGCTACTGCAATTTTTACTTTCTTACCCGCGATCAGCTCCGCCAGCCGTTTGTAGATGCACTGATTGAAGAGATCAAATCTTATCGGGATAAACCATTTTCCGCACAAAAAATCCGAACTATTTACTTTGGCGGCGGCACCCCATCACTCCTCACTTCAGCGCAGCTCAGCGATATTCTCACTGTTTTGGATGATGTTTTTGATGTTGAGTCTGACGAAACGACCATCGAAATGAACCCGGATGACGTTTCGAAGGAATATCTGCATCAACTGAAAAATCTTGGGTTTACCAGGGTAAGCATGGGCGTGCAGTCTTTTGATCCAGATCTGCTTTCATTCATGAACCGCGCCCATACAAAGGACGAGGCTGTACGTGCGCTGGAATTGATCCGCGAAACCGGGTTCTCATCATTTACGGCAGATCTTATTTATGGCAACCCCGGTCAGAGCCTGCAGGCTTTGGAGAAAGACATTGACCGGCTGCTAAGTTTCGATCCGCCGCACATTTCAGCTTACTCCCTCACAATTGAACCGAAAACAAGACTTGGGAAACAGGTGGAACTGGGACGAATTCAGCCCCCGGAAGATGATACTGTAGAAGCTCATTTTACGCTTGTGCAGGATAAACTGAGGATGGCCGGGCTTCAGCGCTACGAAGTCAGCAATTTTTCCAAACCGGGAAAAGAGGCAGTTCACAACAGTAACTACTGGAAACATGTGAACTATCTTGGGCTGGGCCCGTCTGCTCACTCTCTGCTTTGGAATAAAAATGGTGCCCGGCGCTGGAGAAATCGACCGGATATCAAACCGTACCTGGAAAAGAATTGGGATTCACTTCAGGATGAAGTGGAAGATCTGACTCTCACCACCCTGGCAGAAGAACGATTAATGCTTGGGCTGCGAACCGTATCAGGTATCACGACGGAAGAGCTGAGTGGGAAATATGGTTATAAGCTGAATGATCGTCAGCGGGACTGGCTGAGAATTCAGGAAGAGCGAAACTGCGTATTCATGCAGAAAATTGATAACGAACAATCGGAGCTTCGTTTAACTGAAAAGGGACTTAAACTTGCGGATTATATCGTACTTGAGCTGATCTCAAGAGGGGAGAATTGA
- a CDS encoding gamma carbonic anhydrase family protein: MIYQFLDRSPEYNDSVFVAPSADIIGDVKIGADSSIWFNSTIRGDVNYIRIGERTNVQDNASIHVMNQTGPTVIGDDVTIGHNAMVHGCTIHDRVLIGIHATILDEAVILSDVIVAAGTLVPPGKTLESGYLYMGSPAKKARKLTDEEMKSIKTSAENYVKYQRTYRQVDTYESNPFYTPEEKADSK, from the coding sequence ATGATCTACCAGTTTTTAGACCGCTCCCCTGAGTATAATGATTCGGTTTTCGTAGCACCCAGTGCCGATATCATTGGTGACGTGAAAATCGGTGCGGATAGTTCCATATGGTTCAACTCAACCATCCGGGGTGATGTTAACTATATCAGGATCGGGGAGCGCACGAACGTTCAGGACAACGCTTCTATTCACGTAATGAACCAGACCGGCCCGACGGTCATTGGTGATGATGTGACCATTGGCCACAATGCGATGGTTCATGGTTGTACAATCCACGATCGGGTACTGATTGGAATTCACGCAACGATACTTGATGAGGCGGTTATTCTATCTGATGTGATCGTTGCCGCAGGAACACTTGTGCCGCCCGGTAAAACACTTGAATCGGGATACCTGTACATGGGTTCACCCGCTAAAAAAGCACGGAAATTAACGGATGAGGAGATGAAGTCGATCAAAACATCCGCAGAAAATTATGTGAAATATCAGCGAACATACCGGCAGGTGGATACCTACGAATCGAATCCATTTTACACACCTGAAGAGAAGGCCGATTCAAAATAG
- the uvrB gene encoding excinuclease ABC subunit UvrB yields MSKFKLHSPWEPAGDQPNAIKELTQGIEHDDKFQTLLGITGSGKTRTIAGVIENVQKPTLVMSHNKTLAAQLYREFSDFFPENRVEFFISYYDYYQPEAYISSQDKFIEKDLSINEEIQRLRLRATSSLLSGRRDVIIVSSVSCIYGIGSPSEYEKLIVTLKTGMEIPRNTLLYDFVDLHYRRSDRDFTRGTFRVRGDVIDVYPAYSEEGLRISMWGDEIETLEVFDIDTGKILDSVEEFRIYPASHYVTSKDRLSDAIEQIRQEMYWRVDILRDEQKFLEAKRLEQRTTFDIEMMQEIGYCSGIENYSRYLSARKPGERPYCLFDYFPDDFMLVVDESHQTVPQIGAMYGGDRSRKVELVEHGFRLPSALDNRPLTFEEWESMIKQAIFVSATPADYELEQSDGVYVEQIIRPTGLMEPEIEVRPLGNQVDDLLDEIQKRVEKNERVLCITLTKRLSEELSEYLKGLGISAAYMHSELDAMQRVEVLYKFRRGDFSVLVGINLLREGIDIPELSLVAILDADKEGFLRSETSLFQIVGRAARNVKGKAILYADKMTKSIKKVVEETDRRRKIQKEYNEKHGITPKTIVKELKPLVDPSLISTKDFDLDSGVKTDDDYLEVVKVAEDGIQYKPNPAMKEVTFESKDKFIDYLRDSMLQSAKNMEFEEAARIRDQIEKLEKEL; encoded by the coding sequence ATGTCAAAATTCAAACTTCATTCTCCCTGGGAACCTGCAGGCGATCAGCCAAACGCGATCAAAGAGCTCACCCAGGGCATTGAGCACGATGATAAATTCCAAACATTGCTTGGAATAACCGGTTCCGGCAAAACGCGTACAATCGCAGGTGTGATTGAAAACGTGCAGAAGCCTACGCTTGTAATGAGCCACAATAAGACGCTTGCCGCTCAGCTTTATCGTGAATTCAGTGATTTCTTCCCTGAAAACCGGGTTGAATTTTTTATCTCATACTACGACTACTATCAGCCGGAAGCCTACATTTCGAGCCAGGATAAGTTTATTGAGAAAGATTTATCGATTAATGAAGAAATTCAGCGGCTCAGGCTCCGGGCAACCAGCTCGCTGCTATCCGGCCGTAGAGATGTGATTATTGTCTCCTCGGTTAGCTGCATTTACGGAATCGGCTCTCCATCAGAATATGAAAAACTGATCGTAACTCTGAAGACCGGCATGGAGATTCCAAGAAACACACTTCTCTACGATTTTGTGGATCTGCACTACAGGCGAAGCGACCGCGATTTTACCCGCGGCACGTTCCGCGTACGCGGCGATGTGATTGATGTTTACCCCGCTTATTCCGAAGAAGGACTGCGCATTTCCATGTGGGGTGATGAAATCGAAACCCTGGAAGTTTTTGATATCGATACCGGGAAGATTCTGGACAGTGTTGAAGAGTTTCGAATTTATCCTGCATCTCATTATGTAACGTCCAAAGACCGCCTGAGTGATGCGATCGAACAAATCCGACAGGAGATGTACTGGCGGGTGGACATCCTGAGAGATGAACAGAAATTTCTGGAAGCCAAGCGGCTGGAGCAGCGCACTACGTTTGATATTGAGATGATGCAGGAGATCGGGTATTGCTCTGGAATTGAAAACTATTCCCGCTACCTGAGTGCGCGAAAACCGGGTGAGCGCCCCTACTGCCTCTTCGACTATTTTCCGGATGATTTCATGCTGGTTGTGGATGAGAGTCATCAAACCGTACCGCAGATCGGAGCGATGTACGGCGGTGATCGCTCCAGAAAAGTTGAGCTTGTTGAACACGGGTTCCGCCTGCCATCCGCACTCGACAACCGTCCGCTTACGTTTGAGGAATGGGAATCGATGATCAAACAAGCTATTTTTGTGAGCGCCACACCGGCTGATTATGAACTTGAACAATCAGATGGTGTCTACGTAGAACAAATTATCCGGCCAACCGGACTGATGGAACCCGAAATAGAAGTCCGTCCGCTTGGAAACCAGGTCGATGATCTTTTAGATGAAATTCAAAAGCGGGTAGAAAAGAATGAGCGCGTCTTATGTATCACACTTACAAAACGCCTGAGTGAAGAACTCAGCGAATACCTGAAAGGGCTTGGAATCAGCGCTGCCTATATGCACAGTGAGCTCGACGCCATGCAGCGGGTTGAAGTGCTGTACAAGTTCCGGCGAGGTGATTTTAGCGTGCTCGTTGGAATTAACCTGCTCCGTGAAGGAATTGACATCCCGGAATTAAGCCTGGTTGCTATCCTGGATGCTGATAAAGAAGGTTTCCTCCGATCAGAGACGTCGCTGTTTCAGATCGTGGGTCGTGCTGCCCGTAATGTTAAAGGGAAAGCCATTCTTTATGCTGATAAAATGACCAAAAGCATCAAAAAAGTTGTTGAAGAGACAGATCGCCGGCGAAAGATTCAAAAAGAATACAACGAAAAACATGGTATTACACCAAAAACAATCGTTAAAGAACTGAAGCCACTGGTTGATCCTTCTCTTATTTCCACTAAAGATTTTGATCTCGATTCAGGCGTAAAAACCGATGATGATTACCTTGAAGTTGTAAAAGTTGCTGAAGATGGCATCCAATACAAGCCAAATCCTGCAATGAAAGAAGTTACATTTGAAAGCAAGGATAAATTTATCGATTATTTGCGTGACTCGATGTTGCAGTCAGCGAAGAATATGGAATTCGAAGAAGCTGCCCGCATCCGCGATCAAATTGAAAAACTTGAAAAAGAACTCTGA
- a CDS encoding rhodanese-related sulfurtransferase codes for MSYEVILYYKFKEIREPEQFCKAHKAFLQDLDVKGRVYIGKEGLNGTLGGTPEQMEAYRQYVWSLDGFEETEFKTEEADTIPFPRLTCKVREEIVSIHVDGLNPEEGGRHLSPSEWRETMESNKDYVMIDVRNDYESEVGHFEGAIKPQVENFYDFPRWLDESDIPKDKKVLMYCTGGIRCEKFSVLMKQKGWDDVNQLHGGILNYAKEEDGKHFKGKCFVFDDRLVVPVNKGDLQPIAHCEITGKPADSFINCANMECNKLFVCSEEGAEKYKGCCSEECMNSEYRRPFNADNAFRPFRKWYNYFDDDFKERDIKISK; via the coding sequence ATGAGTTACGAAGTCATTCTCTACTACAAGTTTAAAGAAATCCGGGAGCCTGAGCAGTTTTGTAAAGCGCATAAAGCATTTCTGCAGGATCTGGATGTGAAAGGCCGGGTTTATATCGGCAAAGAGGGCCTGAACGGTACGCTCGGCGGCACACCTGAACAGATGGAAGCCTACAGGCAGTATGTGTGGTCGCTGGATGGATTTGAAGAGACCGAATTTAAAACCGAAGAAGCGGATACGATTCCATTTCCGCGCCTTACCTGTAAAGTTCGGGAGGAGATTGTTTCGATTCATGTCGACGGACTTAATCCGGAAGAGGGCGGCCGGCATCTGTCGCCATCGGAGTGGCGCGAAACGATGGAGTCGAACAAGGATTATGTGATGATCGACGTGCGAAACGACTATGAAAGTGAAGTCGGACATTTTGAGGGAGCTATCAAACCGCAGGTTGAGAATTTTTATGATTTCCCAAGGTGGCTTGATGAGTCTGATATACCCAAAGATAAAAAAGTGCTGATGTACTGCACCGGCGGGATTCGCTGCGAAAAATTTTCTGTTTTGATGAAGCAGAAAGGCTGGGATGACGTGAATCAGCTGCACGGCGGGATTTTAAATTATGCGAAAGAAGAAGATGGAAAGCATTTTAAAGGAAAATGTTTTGTATTTGATGACCGGCTGGTAGTGCCTGTAAACAAAGGGGATCTGCAGCCGATTGCGCATTGTGAGATCACTGGAAAACCGGCAGACAGTTTTATCAATTGTGCCAATATGGAGTGTAATAAACTGTTTGTCTGCTCCGAGGAGGGAGCCGAAAAATATAAAGGATGCTGCAGCGAAGAGTGCATGAACAGCGAATATCGGCGCCCCTTTAATGCAGATAATGCGTTCCGGCCATTCAGAAAATGGTACAACTATTTTGATGACGATTTTAAAGAGAGGGATATAAAAATCAGTAAATAG
- a CDS encoding T9SS type A sorting domain-containing protein produces the protein MFRFPALSILLVLISVMIFTDRASGQQSAFHSGHPVLDQIRAAESAGEISKDESVLQMFYAGYSPERLNDAFTPADGGSPIKCMVPFYQHYNEVKPELSSATIAEIEELTYHSRTATEFSYVTPSGKFILYYDTTGTDAVPAEQTLQEAVDENIPDYIWHAAFAADSSYRHQVEQLGFTDFILSSPYEIDFQNFGFYGTTTRSGSTSYITLHSNFNGFPLNTHPLGNRIGALYATIAHEIKHAIQYAANRWRGSAGSFNWIEMDATMMEEIVFEDVNDYYNYIRFSFNSDQPSNNSIFGNPQDPTPGAYWHVTWMLFFAEKFGMDFWVDVWDDVAHQPEILFTDAIELQLGSRGETFESNHLQNLTWHLGSGQRFGGANFGFEDRVNYPIPFIQSELSAIPDSASNTSLRSLGAHYFHASASGPALGSPQILLNSPTPGVGVGVIGIFHDGSSEKRIATQSNQSTPTNLELVTGWNWSDLSDLYISVVNTNRTRTADYTVEVRSALPQQSLLANNYPNPFRTATTIEFSLLSEQKVRLDVFDSLGRRVSTLLDRTLDEGVHQADFNGSGLASGVYFYRLITDSDITTNKMLLIK, from the coding sequence TTGTTTAGATTTCCCGCACTTTCCATTCTATTGGTTTTGATCTCAGTGATGATCTTTACCGATCGTGCATCCGGTCAGCAGAGTGCCTTTCACTCAGGCCACCCGGTGTTGGATCAGATTCGTGCAGCAGAATCAGCCGGTGAAATCAGTAAGGATGAATCGGTACTGCAGATGTTTTACGCAGGCTATAGCCCCGAACGACTGAATGACGCATTTACACCCGCTGATGGAGGTTCGCCAATAAAATGCATGGTGCCATTTTATCAGCACTATAACGAGGTGAAACCTGAACTCTCTTCAGCCACTATTGCAGAAATTGAAGAACTCACCTATCACTCCCGAACGGCAACGGAGTTCAGTTATGTCACACCATCTGGTAAGTTCATTCTCTATTACGATACCACCGGCACGGATGCTGTTCCTGCTGAACAGACATTGCAGGAAGCCGTGGACGAAAACATCCCCGATTATATATGGCATGCCGCTTTTGCCGCTGATTCATCCTACAGGCACCAGGTAGAACAGCTCGGTTTTACCGATTTTATACTCAGCTCTCCCTACGAAATTGATTTTCAAAATTTTGGTTTTTACGGAACGACAACACGGTCTGGCTCCACATCATATATCACCCTTCATTCCAACTTTAACGGATTTCCGTTGAATACGCACCCCCTTGGCAACCGGATCGGCGCACTGTATGCCACTATTGCCCACGAAATCAAACATGCCATCCAGTATGCAGCAAACCGATGGAGAGGCAGTGCCGGATCTTTCAACTGGATAGAAATGGATGCCACCATGATGGAAGAGATTGTTTTTGAAGATGTAAATGACTACTACAACTATATCCGATTCTCCTTTAATTCTGATCAGCCGAGCAACAATTCTATTTTTGGAAATCCACAAGACCCAACTCCCGGCGCCTACTGGCACGTAACCTGGATGCTCTTTTTTGCTGAAAAATTTGGCATGGATTTCTGGGTGGATGTCTGGGATGATGTGGCCCATCAGCCTGAAATTCTCTTTACGGATGCTATCGAACTTCAGCTTGGTTCCCGCGGCGAAACGTTTGAATCTAATCATCTCCAAAACTTAACGTGGCATCTGGGATCCGGTCAGCGTTTTGGCGGTGCTAATTTCGGTTTTGAAGACAGGGTGAATTATCCTATTCCGTTCATACAATCTGAACTATCTGCCATACCCGACAGTGCATCAAATACCTCACTTCGATCCCTGGGCGCCCATTATTTCCATGCGTCCGCTTCCGGACCCGCCCTTGGATCACCGCAAATTCTGTTAAATTCCCCCACGCCCGGAGTTGGTGTGGGCGTGATCGGTATTTTTCACGATGGTTCATCCGAAAAGCGAATAGCTACCCAGAGCAATCAAAGCACACCAACAAACCTCGAGCTTGTTACCGGCTGGAACTGGAGTGATCTGTCAGATCTTTATATATCCGTCGTGAACACGAACCGCACCCGCACGGCCGACTATACCGTTGAAGTCCGCTCAGCTCTCCCTCAGCAGTCTCTGCTTGCAAATAACTACCCAAACCCGTTCCGCACAGCAACAACGATCGAATTTTCACTGCTTTCAGAGCAAAAAGTTCGGCTTGATGTATTTGATTCTCTTGGCCGACGGGTTTCTACTCTACTTGACAGAACCCTGGATGAAGGTGTTCACCAGGCTGATTTTAACGGCTCAGGCCTTGCTTCGGGCGTTTATTTTTATCGCCTGATTACGGATAGTGATATTACTACAAATAAAATGCTGCTAATCAAATAA
- a CDS encoding thioredoxin domain-containing protein has translation MNNKNVQIALFAAFLLIAGGALYYGLSGNSDNSSSSAQGERTAQKVEILKYSDFQCPACRDFVPLEQRLKDEFGDMVEFNYRHFPLSGFQFSRLAAHSAEAAREQGHFYDMHDLIFENQAEWSRGNAWELFQGYAEEIGLDMDQFREDVESDEIAERVEYQRQEGLRRTVNSTPTFFVNGRKLQQNPQSYEQFKSIVELQMYRTN, from the coding sequence ATGAATAACAAAAATGTACAAATTGCTCTGTTTGCTGCTTTTCTGCTCATCGCCGGCGGAGCACTTTATTATGGTTTGTCCGGGAATTCCGATAACAGCTCATCTTCTGCTCAAGGGGAGCGAACAGCACAAAAAGTTGAAATATTGAAATACAGCGATTTTCAATGCCCGGCATGCAGAGATTTTGTGCCTTTAGAACAAAGGCTGAAAGATGAGTTCGGCGATATGGTGGAATTTAACTACCGTCACTTTCCGCTGAGCGGATTCCAGTTTAGCCGTCTGGCTGCTCATTCTGCCGAAGCTGCGCGGGAACAAGGACATTTTTACGATATGCACGACCTGATTTTTGAGAACCAGGCGGAGTGGTCGCGAGGTAATGCATGGGAGCTGTTTCAAGGATATGCCGAAGAAATTGGTCTGGATATGGATCAGTTTCGCGAAGATGTAGAGTCAGATGAAATTGCAGAACGTGTGGAATATCAAAGACAGGAAGGACTGCGGAGAACAGTGAATTCAACGCCAACCTTTTTTGTGAACGGACGAAAACTTCAGCAGAACCCTCAAAGCTACGAGCAGTTTAAGTCTATTGTTGAGCTGCAAATGTATCGCACCAACTAA
- a CDS encoding acyl-CoA dehydrogenase, whose amino-acid sequence MTLEDSKMPPLTKLTEDEQMLKEAAADFADTIIQPKVQEMEENAKLDPGLIKQFFEMGLMGIEIPEKYQGGGGTFMMSIVAIEQISRVDASVGVFMDVQNTLVNNAFIRWGSDEVKEKFLPQLATEKVGAYCLSEAGSGSDAFALKCAAKEDGDDYILNGTKLWITNANEADIFLVFATVDSSAGYKGITAFIVERDMEGFSVSKKENKLGIRASSTCEILLENVRVPKENILGTVGKGYKVAIETLNEGRIGIGAQMIGIAQASLDAAISYTKERKQFDQAISDFQGVQFQLAKMATELEMARLLVYNAARLKEDNQPFLKEAAMAKYYSSEVAENLSSMAVDLFGGYGYVKEYPVEKYFRDSKIGKIYEGTSNMQLNTIAKIILR is encoded by the coding sequence ATGACTCTCGAAGACTCAAAAATGCCGCCCCTGACAAAACTCACGGAAGACGAACAGATGCTGAAAGAGGCAGCTGCCGATTTTGCGGATACCATTATTCAGCCGAAAGTTCAGGAGATGGAGGAGAATGCTAAACTTGACCCGGGCCTGATCAAACAGTTTTTTGAAATGGGCCTGATGGGGATTGAAATTCCGGAAAAGTACCAGGGCGGCGGCGGCACTTTTATGATGAGTATTGTTGCCATTGAGCAGATTTCCAGAGTGGATGCATCCGTGGGGGTTTTTATGGATGTTCAGAATACATTGGTGAACAACGCATTTATCCGGTGGGGTTCTGATGAAGTGAAGGAGAAATTTTTACCCCAGCTGGCAACTGAAAAAGTGGGTGCGTACTGCCTGTCGGAAGCCGGTTCAGGAAGCGACGCGTTTGCTCTTAAATGTGCGGCCAAAGAGGACGGTGATGATTACATCCTGAATGGAACCAAGTTATGGATTACAAATGCGAATGAGGCAGATATTTTTCTGGTATTCGCAACTGTTGACTCATCCGCCGGATACAAAGGTATAACCGCATTCATAGTTGAGCGGGATATGGAGGGCTTCTCGGTATCAAAAAAAGAGAACAAGCTTGGAATACGTGCAAGTTCTACCTGTGAAATACTGCTTGAAAATGTTCGCGTGCCGAAAGAGAATATACTTGGAACCGTGGGTAAAGGATATAAAGTAGCCATTGAAACTCTTAATGAGGGTCGGATTGGAATTGGTGCGCAAATGATTGGAATTGCCCAGGCATCGCTCGATGCGGCTATTTCATACACAAAAGAACGAAAACAGTTTGATCAGGCAATTTCAGACTTCCAGGGCGTCCAGTTTCAGCTTGCGAAAATGGCAACTGAACTTGAAATGGCCAGGCTTCTGGTTTACAATGCGGCTCGTTTGAAAGAGGATAATCAACCCTTTTTAAAAGAAGCAGCGATGGCTAAATACTACAGTTCTGAAGTAGCTGAAAATCTAAGTTCAATGGCTGTTGATCTTTTTGGCGGCTACGGGTATGTAAAAGAGTACCCGGTGGAAAAGTATTTTCGTGATTCAAAAATCGGGAAAATTTACGAGGGCACCTCCAATATGCAGCTGAATACGATTGCTAAAATCATATTGCGCTAA
- a CDS encoding class I SAM-dependent methyltransferase: MSKIDFFKTFIKDRDVASVIPTSMRCVKKVCTHIDFSQDFTLVEYGPGNGVFTKYLLDKMTEGSRLILIEANEDFVTELNETIKDPRVSINNVLAGDVETVLDPDQVGNVDYVLSGIPFSFLKKDRKRAVLIATKRILKDGGKFIAYQTSGHLKKPVMEVFGNYDIEFEMLNIPPYLIYDVVKNSNGAESAAGKTGS; the protein is encoded by the coding sequence ATGAGTAAAATCGACTTTTTTAAAACCTTTATTAAAGATCGCGACGTAGCATCTGTTATTCCCACTTCTATGAGGTGCGTAAAAAAAGTGTGTACCCATATCGATTTTTCCCAAGATTTTACCCTTGTTGAATACGGCCCGGGAAATGGAGTGTTTACCAAATATCTTCTGGATAAGATGACAGAAGGGAGCCGCCTTATACTTATCGAAGCCAATGAAGATTTTGTGACTGAACTGAATGAAACCATTAAAGATCCGAGGGTTTCCATCAACAATGTACTTGCCGGTGATGTAGAAACCGTTCTGGATCCCGATCAGGTCGGAAATGTGGACTATGTACTTTCAGGTATTCCCTTCTCCTTTCTCAAAAAAGATCGTAAACGGGCGGTTCTAATTGCCACAAAACGAATTTTGAAGGATGGGGGAAAATTTATCGCCTATCAAACCAGCGGGCACCTGAAAAAACCGGTTATGGAGGTTTTTGGCAATTACGATATCGAATTTGAGATGCTCAATATTCCGCCCTACCTGATTTACGACGTAGTGAAAAACAGCAACGGAGCTGAATCAGCTGCAGGTAAAACGGGAAGCTGA
- a CDS encoding PAS domain S-box protein yields MDQHIKDAIQKYAKNQKSAEELQALFEEITAKKEQAENHLQLLENSIRSDYDSILITNLNLEKPGPEIVYVNDGFTRMTGYTREEAIGNTPRMLQGEKTDRAVLDKLKKRLKDGQSFFGHTVNYRKDGTEFINQWDIHPLTNRDGEITHWVSYQHDITERKRSEKRIVDTEVEFDKLTEESKKTLVDLDEQGNIVTSNKAFRDLTGFDEEELKKKKIWEILSDELVENFRHKFDVFKPSDFDDQTYDLEIINKKGTNIEVEAKARLLSANGQKIIRIAFQNKSLQKRILSMLSGKGEGIESMFDQARDFSYKLVPVDEGQFEFEYVTDNFSKITGITGSEINKTDLTDFIHESDIGKVINHFKVVLDGKPNTEQFRIKTKEGDYVEVIDYAKPDWDAESTSVKAIKGATSTEVSSEKRA; encoded by the coding sequence ATGGATCAGCATATTAAAGATGCCATACAGAAATATGCAAAAAATCAAAAATCAGCTGAAGAACTACAGGCTTTATTTGAGGAAATAACAGCAAAAAAAGAACAGGCTGAAAATCATCTGCAGCTACTCGAAAATTCAATTCGAAGTGATTATGACTCAATCTTAATTACAAACTTGAATCTTGAGAAGCCGGGACCTGAGATCGTCTACGTAAATGATGGTTTTACTCGTATGACGGGTTATACTCGTGAAGAGGCAATCGGAAATACACCACGGATGCTGCAAGGTGAAAAAACAGACCGCGCAGTTCTTGATAAGCTGAAAAAGAGACTTAAAGATGGTCAATCCTTTTTTGGGCACACCGTAAATTACAGAAAAGACGGAACTGAATTCATCAACCAGTGGGATATTCATCCGCTAACAAATCGCGATGGCGAAATCACGCACTGGGTATCCTATCAGCACGATATAACAGAGCGAAAACGTTCAGAGAAACGGATCGTGGATACCGAAGTTGAATTTGATAAACTTACGGAAGAATCGAAGAAAACACTTGTTGATCTCGACGAGCAGGGAAATATTGTAACCTCAAATAAAGCGTTTCGTGATCTTACAGGTTTTGATGAAGAAGAGCTGAAGAAGAAAAAAATATGGGAGATTCTTTCGGATGAACTCGTAGAAAATTTTCGCCATAAATTTGATGTATTTAAGCCAAGTGATTTTGATGATCAGACCTACGATCTTGAAATTATCAACAAAAAAGGAACAAATATTGAAGTAGAAGCGAAAGCACGTCTGTTATCAGCAAACGGGCAAAAAATAATTCGGATAGCGTTTCAGAATAAATCACTCCAAAAAAGAATTCTATCCATGCTGTCTGGCAAGGGTGAGGGTATAGAAAGTATGTTTGACCAGGCGCGGGATTTTAGCTACAAACTGGTGCCTGTTGATGAGGGTCAGTTTGAATTTGAATACGTTACGGACAATTTTTCCAAGATTACGGGAATTACAGGTTCCGAGATTAACAAAACAGATCTCACAGACTTTATTCACGAAAGTGATATCGGAAAAGTAATCAACCATTTCAAAGTGGTATTGGATGGAAAACCCAATACGGAGCAATTCCGGATTAAAACCAAAGAGGGCGATTATGTTGAAGTTATTGATTACGCAAAGCCTGATTGGGATGCCGAAAGCACCTCTGTGAAAGCGATTAAAGGGGCAACTTCAACAGAAGTATCTTCTGAAAAACGCGCGTAA
- a CDS encoding SufE family protein, whose translation MTIKEKQDRIIREFQALSDWQERYKYIIKTGQKLSPLEDEHKIEENLVRGCQSQVWLTTELDEGKVIFRADSDAAITKGLVALMVNFYSGEEPDTILATNPEFIKKIGMQEHLSPTRSNGLASMIKQMKIYAMAYKAKLANQA comes from the coding sequence ATGACTATAAAGGAAAAGCAGGATCGAATTATCCGGGAATTTCAAGCACTGTCCGACTGGCAGGAACGTTATAAGTACATCATAAAAACAGGTCAAAAACTTTCTCCGCTTGAAGATGAACATAAAATAGAAGAAAACCTTGTGCGTGGATGTCAATCGCAAGTGTGGCTGACTACAGAGCTTGATGAAGGTAAGGTGATTTTCAGGGCTGATAGCGATGCTGCCATTACGAAAGGCCTTGTTGCATTGATGGTTAATTTCTATTCCGGTGAAGAACCCGATACCATATTGGCCACCAATCCTGAGTTCATAAAAAAAATCGGTATGCAGGAGCATCTATCCCCAACACGATCTAATGGCCTTGCATCTATGATTAAACAGATGAAAATTTACGCTATGGCTTACAAGGCGAAATTGGCAAATCAAGCGTAG